One Cucurbita pepo subsp. pepo cultivar mu-cu-16 chromosome LG07, ASM280686v2, whole genome shotgun sequence genomic region harbors:
- the LOC111798240 gene encoding DNA replication licensing factor MCM5, translating to MSGWDEGGIYYSDQAQSLGDGTGFGRSGVVDEKATHHSVLRKFKEFIRGFEVEKNVFPYRESLLHNPKFLRVDMEDVHAFDSDLPAKLRSAPADFLPLFETAAAEVLMNLKTKVAGETGEMVEPVPGDVQILLTSKEDPVSMRSLGAQYISKLIKISGITIAASRTKAKATYVTLLCKNCRSTLRVPCRPGLGGAIVPRSCNHMPQAGEEPCPLDPWIVVPDKSMYVDQQTLKLQENPEDVPTGELPRNMLLSVDRHLVQTIVPGTRLTIMGIYSIFQAANSAASHKGAVAIRQPYIRVVGIEETNEANSRGPASFTTEDIEEFKKFAAEPDVYKAICSKIAPSIFGHEDVKKAVACLLFGGSRKNLPDGVKLRGDINVLLLGDPSTAKSQFLKFVEKTAPVAVYTSGKGSSAAGLTASVIRDSSSREFYLEGGAMVLADGGVVCIDEFDKMRSEDRVAIHEAMEQQTISIAKAGITTVLNSRTSVLAAANPPSGRYDDLKTAQDNIDLQTTILSRFDLIFIVKDIRMYSQDKIIASHIIKVHASADANLGEHRTSKEENWLKRYLQYCRSHCHPRLSESASTMLQNNYVKIRQDMRQQANETGEAAAIPITVRQLEAIVRLSEALAKMKLSHVATEENVQEAIRLFTVSTMDAARSGIHQQVNLTPEMANEIKQAETQIKRRIGIGNHISERRLIDELTKMGMNESIVRRALIIMHQRDEVEYKRERRLIFRKA from the exons ATGTCGGGTTGGGATGAAGGAGGAATCTACTACAGCGATCAAGCGCAGTCCCTCGGCGACGGAACTGGCTTCGGCCGCAGCGGAGTTGTCGACGAGAAGGCCACTCATCACTCGGTCCTTCGCAAATTCAAGGAGTTCATCCGTGGATTTGAAGTGGAAAAGAATGTTTTCCCCTACAGAGAGAGCCTTCTCCACAACCCCAAATTTCTTCGCGTTGATATGGAGGACGTTCATGCTTTCGACTCCGATCTTCCGGCCAAGCTTCGATCTGCTCCTGCCGATTTCTTGCCATTG TTTGAGACTGCTGCGGCGGAGGTTTTAATGAATCTGAAGACGAAGGTGGCTGGTGAAACTGGAGAAATGGTGGAGCCCGTGCCTGGGGATGTTCAAATTCTGCTAACGTCAAAGGAGGATCCGGTCTCGATGCGGTCACTTGGG GCTCAATACATTTCaaaacttattaaaatatCTGGAATCACTATAGCTGCGTCAAGGACCAAGGCAAAGGCTACTTATGTGACCTTATTGTGCAAAAACTGCAGAAGTACACTAAGAGTTCCGTGTCGGCCAGGACTTGGAGGGGCAATTGTCCCTCGATCATGTAACCATATGCCCCAG GCCGGAGAAGAACCATGCCCTCTAGATCCTTGGATTGTGGTTCCTGATAAGAGCATGTATGTTGATCAACAGACTTTAAAACTTCAGGAAAACCCAGAA GATGTCCCAACTGGGGAACTTCCTAGGAACATGCTTCTATCAGTAGATCGACATCTTGTTCAAACAATTGTTCCAGGCACTAGATTGACCATCATGGGGATATATAGTATCTTTCAAGCTGCCAATTCTGCCGCATC CCACAAAGGAGCAGTTGCTATCAGGCAGCCTTATATCAGGGTTGTAGGCATTGAAGAAACTAATGAAGCTAACTCTCGTGGCCCTGCATCTTTCACAACAGAAGAT ATAGAAGAGTTCAAAAAATTTGCAGCCGAGCCTGATGTCTATAAAGCCATTTGTTCAAAGATTGCCCCCTCTATATTTGGtcatgaagatgtgaagaaggCAGTGGCTTGCCTTCTATTTGGAGGATCTAGGAAG AATTTGCCTGATGGGGTTAAGTTAAGAGGCGACATTAATGTATTACTCTTGGGGGACCCATCTACAGCTAAATCCCAG TTTCTCAAGTTTGTTGAGAAGACAGCTCCAGTTGCTGTTTATACTTCTGGAAAAGGTTCATCGGCTGCTGGTCTTACAGCTTCAGTGATACGGGACAGCAGCTCT CGAGAGTTTTATCTTGAAGGAGGTGCAATGGTTTTGGCTGATGGAGGTGTTGTCTGCATTGATGAGTTTGACAAAATGAGATCAGAGGATAG AGTTGCTATTCATGAAGCCATGGAACAACAGACAATATCCATTGCCAAAGCAGGAATAACAACGGTTCTTAATTCCAGAACCTCAGTGCTTGCAGCTGCTAATCCTCCGTCAGGACGTTATGATGATCTTAAG ACGGCACAGGATAACATTGATTTGCAAACGACAATTCTCTCcagatttgatttaattttcatcGTGAAAGATATAAGGATGTACAGTCAAGATAAG ATCATAGCAAGCCACATTATAAAAGTTCATGCATCTGCTGATGCCAACTTGGGTGAACATAGAACTTCTAAAGAAGAGAATTGGCTAAAGAG GTATCTTCAATATTGCCGATCTCATTGTCATCCCCGTTTGTCAGAATCCGCGTCCACAATGCTGCAGAATAATTATGTTAAAATCAGACAG GACATGAGACAACAAGCAAATGAAACAGGTGAGGCTGCTGCAATTCCGATCACAGTTAGGCAGCTGGAAGCTATAGTCAGATTAAGCGAGGCACTTGCGAAAATGAAGTT GTCCCATGTTGCCACTGAAGAAAATGTGCAGGAAGCTATTAGACTTTTTACTGTGTCCACGATGGATGCAGCACGCTCTGGGATTCATCAGCAAGTAAATCTAACTCCTGAAATGGCTAATGAAATAAAG CAAGCAGAAACACAGATAAAGAGAAGAATAGGAATTGGCAACCACATATCTGAGAGAAGACTgattgatgagctcaccaaaATGGGGATGAACGAGTCAATT GTGAGAAGAGCCCTGATTATTATGCACCAGAGAGATGAAGTTGAATATAAAAGAGAGAGGCGTCTCATTTTCCGCAAGGCATGA
- the LOC111798241 gene encoding leucine-rich repeat receptor-like protein kinase TDR, giving the protein MEVFRYLFFNVLVFFLLCVAASATDRYTEALFTLKSEFLDDFGSLSDWIIPSKQNPSGKIHGCSWSGIKCDKDSTIVIGINLSMKNLGGAISGEQFHVFKELVDLNLSHNYFSGKLPIGIFNLSNLRSLDISRNNFSGHFPVGISVLENLVVLDAFSNSFSGSLPVDLPELEHLKFLNLAGSYFNGSIPSEYGSFKSLEFIHLAGNFLTGNIPPELGKLKTVTHMEIGYNNYHGRLPWELGNMSSLQYLDIAGGYLSGSIPKQLGNLTKLESLFLFRNQFSGFLPDELSQISSLVSLDLSDNHISGPIPESFSKFKNLKLLSLMYNEMSGSVPMSIAELPSLETLFIWNNQFSGPLPSHLGSNRKLKWVDVSTNKFVGDIPVDICLGGVLFKLILFSNKFSGGVSPSLSNCSSLVRLRLEDNSFSGDISLKFSRLPRISYVDLSRNKFSGGIPLDMSKGFDLQYVNISHNPELGGVVPTEIWTLPLLQNFSASDCGIRGSLPKFHLCKSISTIELSDNNLSGDVPESVVSCQALVRMDLSFNNLSGRIPEELARLPSISIIDLSHNGFNGSIPDKFRDLSSLLLLNVSSNDISGSIPENDVFRLMGRSAFAGNPKLCGAPLRPCSGSLAMLGSKGTGKLILVLILCAGLAIITTISIAWIFVFRRRSKGKWKMVSFSGLPPFTANDILRSFDATESKEAILPLSASIFKAVLPTGITVSIKKIDWEAKRMRTMSDFITRLGSTRHENLVRLLGFCYNKQMVYLLYDYFPNGNLAEKIAIKREWPTKLNLVIAIARGLHFLHHDCYPAIPHGDLRSSNVIFDENMEPHLAEFGLRFLQQINEGEFNSATEEELWMDVHSFGEIVLEILSNGRLTTAGSSTQNKARDLLLREIYKENGISCADSSQEEVKQVLGVALQCSRSRPSNRPSMEDVLKLLSDVKPKVK; this is encoded by the exons ATGGAGGTTTTTAGATACCTGTTCTTCAATGTTCTTGTGTTCTTCCTTCTTTGTGTAGCGGCATCCGCCACCGATCGTTACACCGAAGCACTCTTCACCTTGAAATCTGAATTTCTCGATGATTTTGGCAGTTTGAGCGATTGGATTATACCTTCTAAACAAAACCCATCTGGGAAAATCCATGGCTGTTCTTGGTCAGGAATCAAATGCGACAAGGATTCCACCATTGTTATCGGAATCAACCTCTCGATGAAGAACCTTGGTGGGGCGATTTCCGGTGAGCAGTTTCATGTTTTTAAAGAACTCGTTGATCTTAACCTAAGCCATAACTATTTTTCTGGGAAACTCCCCATTGGTATCTTCAATCTCAGTAACCTAAGAAGCTTGGATATCAGTAGAAACAATTTTTCTGGTCATTTTCCTGTTGGGATATCTGTTCTTGAAAATTTGGTTGTTCTTGATGCTTTTAGCAATAGTTTTTCTGGGTCATTACCTGTTGATCTTCCTGAGCTTGAACATTTAAAGTTCCTCAACTTAGCTGGTAGCTACTTCAATGGATCAATCCCTTCAGAATATGGCTCTTTCAAAAGCCTTGAGTTCATCCATCTTGCAGGGAACTTCCTTACTGGAAACATACCCCCTGAATTGGGTAAGCTCAAAACAGTGACCCATATGGAAATTGGCTACAATAATTACCATGGAAGGCTCCCATGGGAGCTTGGCAACATGAGTAGCCTTCAATATCTAGACATTGCTGGTGGGTATCTATCTGGTTCAATTCCTAAACAGCTTGGTAATCTAACAAAACTTGAATCTCTGTTCCTCTTTAGAAACCAGTTTTCTGGGTTCTTGCCTGATGAACTGAGCCAAATCTCATCTCTGGTTAGCTTAGATCTCTCTGATAATCATATTTCTGGGCCAATTCCTGAAAGCTTTTCAAAGTTTAAGAATCTTAAACTGCTTAGTCTTATGTATAATGAAATGTCTGGCTCTGTTCCAATGAGTATTGCAGAGCTTCCTTCATTGGAGACTCTTTTTATATGGAACAATCAGTTCTCTGGGCCACTTCCAAGCCATTTGGGTAGCAATAGAAAGCTTAAATGGGTGGATGTGTCCACAAACAAGTTTGTGGGTGATATCCCTGTTGATATCTGTTTAGGAGGTGTTCTTTTTAAGTTGATACTCTTTTCAAATAAGTTTAGTGGTGGTGTTTCCCCTTCTCTATCGAATTGTTCGTCGCTCGTTCGATTGCGGTTAGAGGATAACTCGTTTTCGGGTGATATCTCTCTGAAATTTAGTCGTCTTCCTCGTATCTCATACGTCGATCTCTCTCGGAACAAGTTTAGTGGAGGGATTCCTTTAGATATGAGCAAAGGATTCGACCTTCAATACGTTAATATCTCTCATAACCCAGAACTTGGAGGTGTTGTTCCTACAGAGATATGGACATTACCTCTTCTTCAAAACTTTTCAGCTTCTGATTGTGGCATAAGAGGAAGCCTTCCCAAGTTTCATCTCTGTAAATCCATTTCTACTATTGAATTGAGTGATAATAATCTATCTGGAGATGTCCCGGAAAGCGTTGTAAGTTGCCAGGCTCTTGTGCGGATGGATTTGTCATTCAACAATCTCTCGGGTCGTATACCGGAAGAACTTGCACGTCTTCCTTCTATTAGCATCATTGATCTATCCCATAATGGTTTCAATGGATCGATACCTGATAAGTTCCGGGATTTGTCGAGCTTGCTTCTACTAAATGTCTCTTCTAATGATATCTCCGGTTCCATCCCGGAAAACGACGTGTTTCGGTTAATGGGAAGGAGTGCATTTGCTGGAAATCCTAAGCTGTGTGGAGCACCTTTGAGGCCATGTTCGGGTTCATTGGCAATGTTGGGAAGTAAAGGGACGGGGAAGCTTATACTCGTCCTGATACTATGTGCAGGTCTTGCTATAATCACGACGATATCGATTGCATGGATTTTTGTCTTTCGACGACGAAgcaaaggaaaatggaagatggtGTCGTTCTCTGGACTTCCTCCATTCACAGCTAATGATATTCTTAGGAGCTTTGACGCTACGGAATCGAAGGAAGCAATATTGCCATTGTCTGCTTCGATATTCAAAGCAGTTCTGCCGACTGGAATCACAGTGTCGATAAAGAAGATAGACTGGGAAGCGAAACGAATGAGGACGATGTCGGATTTCATAACTCGATTAGGTAGTACGAGGCACGAGAATCTGGTTAGATTGCTCGGATTCTGCTACAACAAACAGATGGTTTATCTTTTATATGATTACTTTCCCAATGGAAATCTAGCAGAGAAAATTGCTATCAAAAGGGAATGGCCAACTAAGCTCAATCTAGTAATAGCTATAGCAAGAGGACTACACTTTCTTCACCATGACTGTTATCCTGCAATCCCACATGGTGACTTGAGGTCGAGTAACGTCATATTCGACGAAAATATGGAACCCCATCTAGCGGAATTCGGGCTCCGGTTTCTACAACAGATTAACGAAG GTGAATTCAATAGTGCAACGGAGGAGGAGCTGTGGATGGATGTTCATAGTTTCGGGGAGATCGTCCTGGAAATTCTAAGCAACGGTCGGTTGACAACCGCGGGATCGAGCACACAGAACAAGGCGAGAGATCTTCTGCTAAGAGAAATATACAAAGAAAATGGGATTAGCTGTGCAGATTCATCACAGGAAGAGGTAAAACAGGTGCTTGGTGTAGCTTTGCAATGCAGTAGGAGCAGGCCATCCAACAGGCCATCCATGGAAGATGTGTTGAAGCTGTTATCAGATGTAAAACCAAAggtaaaatag
- the LOC111798239 gene encoding cysteine-rich receptor-like protein kinase 4 isoform X1 — MVSKSFISALFFFTFLQASKAQPWIKAGYWLSAAGSPSSDINSPLFTHLFCGFAELINSTSYELHFSSSELQSFSNFTAVVKQKNPSLSTLLSIGGGNADYHVLSSMVSNFTHRKAFIDSTIKLARTHDFDGLDFCWVSSNTTSDMSNMGKLFEEWRQAAETEAKSSKRQVLILTAAVQNTPDLEFGSYPVDSIRNNLNWVNFLGYDYYMPSFWPNFTAPSAALYDPLLNETNTDSGISQWIAKGLPAANIVLALPFYGYAWTLKNVEDFGVGAAAIGPAISADGSITYKDIKDYMRSNRVDNVEFNGSYVMSFCVVGSTWIGFDDAKVVKIKVNYVKQRRLLGYFVWLVSNDDNWELSSIAASEFGNEKENKVSLLIVVPTTIGGAIVLLLLGFLLFRRLKSNKFKDAGRRSKFNIKNLVGGEDFKNSAPDLQVFSYAEIERATNKFAFKNKLGQGGYGPVYKGVLGNGQEIAVKRLSATSAQGFEEFKNEVLLTARLQHVNLVKVVGFCVDTQEHMLIYEYMPNKSLDFHLFGHGRGNLLNWAKRVEIIEGVTQGLLYLQEYSRLTIIHRDLKPSNILLDDGMKPKISDFGMARIFAKEELEANTSRIAGTYGYIPPEYAKQGVYSTKSDVFSFGVLLLQIISGKRTTELNGEHERLSLLDYAYEAWKEGRGMEFMDQSLDDSESTCKLTRCIQIALLCVQENADDRPTMLEISSMLKSSTSELKDPQRPAFSVKKVRDETDRSLTMDRQTYSVSSEIVTEVVAR; from the exons ATGGTATCAAAATCCTTCATTAGtgctctcttcttcttcacgtTCTTACAAGCTTCCAAAGCTCAGCCATGGATCAAAGCTGGGTATTGGCTATCAGCAGCTGGTTCCCCTTCATCCGACATAAACTCACCTCTGTTCACTCATCTTTTCTGTGGGTTTGCAGAGCTCATAAACTCCACTTCTTACGAGCTTCATTTTTCATCCTCTGAGCTTCAAAGTTTCTCAAACTTCACAGCAGTTGTCAAGCAAAAAAACCCTTCTCTGTCAACTCTTCTCTCCATTGGCGGCGGAAATGCAGATTATCATGTTCTATCCTCAATGGTTAGCAATTTCACTCATAGAAAGGCCTTCATTGATTCCACCATTAAACTTGCAAGAACCCATGATTTTGATGGGCTtgatttttgttgggtttcaTCCAACACGACATCCGACATGTCCAACATGGGGAAACTCTTTGAAGAATGGCGACAAGCAGCTGAAACAGAGGctaaaagctcaaaaaggCAAGTGCTTATTTTGACAGCAGCTGTTCAAAACACTCCAGATTTGGAATTTGGGTCATATCCTGTTGATTCCATAAGAAATAACTTGAATTGGGTTAATTTTTTGGGTTATGATTATTACATGCCAAGTTTTTGGCCAAATTTTACAGCTCCTTCTGCAGCTTTGTATGATCCATTATTGAATGAAACAAACACAGACAGTGGAATTAGTCAGTGGATTGCAAAGGGATTGCCTGCTGCTAATATTGTTTTGGCTTTGCCCTTTTATGGCTATGCTTGGACACTTAAAAATGTTGAGGATTTTGGTGTTGGAGCAGCAGCCATTGGGCCAGCCATTTCTGCTGATGGGTCGATTACATACAAGGATATAAAGGATTATATGAGGAGCAACAGGGTTGATAATGTGGAGTTTAATGGTAGCTATGTGATGAGTTTTTGTGTGGTTGGATCTACTTGGATTGGGTTTGATGATGCTAAGGTTGTTAAAATTAAGGTTAATTATGTCAAACAAAGGAGGTTGCTTGGTTACTTTGTTTGGTTGGTGTCTAATGATGACAATTGGGAGCTCTCTTCTATTGCAG CTAGCGAGTTTGGgaatgagaaagaaaacaaagtatCTTTGTTGATAGTTGTCCCAACCACAATTGGTGGTGCCATTGTTCTTCTCTTACTAGGGTTCTTGTTGTTTAGAAGACTCAAATCGAACAAATTCAAAG ATGCAGGAAGAAGatcaaaattcaatataaaaaatcttgTTGGAGGAGAAGATTTTAAGAACAGTGCTCCTGATTTGCAAGTGTTTAGCTATGCTGAGATTGAGAGAGCTACCAACAAATTTGCTTTCAAGAATAAACTTGGACAAGGTGGCTATGGCCCTGTTTATAAG GGAGTATTAGGAAATGGACAGGAGATAGCAGTGAAAAGACTGTCAGCAACTTCAGCACAAGGTTTTGAAGAGTTCAAGAATGAAGTTTTGCTCACTGCAAGACTACAACATGTCAACCTTGTGAAAGTTGTTGGATTCTGTGTTGACACTCAAGAACATATGTTGATTTATGAGTACATGCCTAACAAAAGCCTCGATTTCCATCTCTTCG GCCATGGAAGaggaaatttgttgaattGGGCAAAAAGAGTAGAGATCATTGAAGGGGTAACTCAAGGACTTCTTTACCTCCAAGAATACTCAAGATTGACAATAATTCATAGGGACTTGAAGCCGAGTAATATTTTGTTGGACGATGGCATGAAGCCGAAAATTTCAGATTTTGGCATGGCTAGAATCTTCGCAAAAGAAGAACTTGAAGCAAACACGAGCCGAATTGCGGGAACATA CGGCTATATTCCTCCTGAATATGCGAAGCAAGGAGTTTATTCTACGAAATCAGACGTCTTTAGTTTTggagttcttcttcttcaaatcatAAGTGGGAAGAGGACTACCGAGCTAAATGGGGAGCACGAACGTTTGAGTCTTCTAGATTAC GCATATGAGGCTTGGAAAGAGGGCAGAGGAATGGAGTTTATGGATCAATCACTTGATGATTCTGAGTCAACTTGCAAACTAACAAGATGCATACAGATAGCTTTGCTTTGTGTTCAAGAAAATGCAGATGATAGGCCAACCATGTTGGAAATCTCTTCAATGCTTAAGAGTTCAACTTCAGAGCTTAAAGATCCACAAAGGCCTGCTTTCTCTGTCAAAAAAGTTCGTGATGAAACCGATCGTAGCCTTACGATGGATCGACAAACTTACTCTGTTTCTAGTGAAATAGTTACAGAAGTTGTAGCTCGATGA
- the LOC111798239 gene encoding cysteine-rich receptor-like protein kinase 4 isoform X2 has protein sequence MVSKSFISALFFFTFLQASKAQPWIKAGYWLSAAGSPSSDINSPLFTHLFCGFAELINSTSYELHFSSSELQSFSNFTAVVKQKNPSLSTLLSIGGGNADYHVLSSMVSNFTHRKAFIDSTIKLARTHDFDGLDFCWVSSNTTSDMSNMGKLFEEWRQAAETEAKSSKRQVLILTAAVQNTPDLEFGSYPVDSIRNNLNWVNFLGYDYYMPSFWPNFTAPSAALYDPLLNETNTDSGISQWIAKGLPAANIVLALPFYGYAWTLKNVEDFGVGAAAIGPAISADGSITYKDIKDYMRSNRVDNVEFNGSYVMSFCVVGSTWIGFDDAKVVKIKVNYVKQRRLLGYFVWLVSNDDNWELSSIAASEFGNEKENKVSLLIVVPTTIGGAIVLLLLGFLLFRRLKSNKFKGRRSKFNIKNLVGGEDFKNSAPDLQVFSYAEIERATNKFAFKNKLGQGGYGPVYKGVLGNGQEIAVKRLSATSAQGFEEFKNEVLLTARLQHVNLVKVVGFCVDTQEHMLIYEYMPNKSLDFHLFGHGRGNLLNWAKRVEIIEGVTQGLLYLQEYSRLTIIHRDLKPSNILLDDGMKPKISDFGMARIFAKEELEANTSRIAGTYGYIPPEYAKQGVYSTKSDVFSFGVLLLQIISGKRTTELNGEHERLSLLDYAYEAWKEGRGMEFMDQSLDDSESTCKLTRCIQIALLCVQENADDRPTMLEISSMLKSSTSELKDPQRPAFSVKKVRDETDRSLTMDRQTYSVSSEIVTEVVAR, from the exons ATGGTATCAAAATCCTTCATTAGtgctctcttcttcttcacgtTCTTACAAGCTTCCAAAGCTCAGCCATGGATCAAAGCTGGGTATTGGCTATCAGCAGCTGGTTCCCCTTCATCCGACATAAACTCACCTCTGTTCACTCATCTTTTCTGTGGGTTTGCAGAGCTCATAAACTCCACTTCTTACGAGCTTCATTTTTCATCCTCTGAGCTTCAAAGTTTCTCAAACTTCACAGCAGTTGTCAAGCAAAAAAACCCTTCTCTGTCAACTCTTCTCTCCATTGGCGGCGGAAATGCAGATTATCATGTTCTATCCTCAATGGTTAGCAATTTCACTCATAGAAAGGCCTTCATTGATTCCACCATTAAACTTGCAAGAACCCATGATTTTGATGGGCTtgatttttgttgggtttcaTCCAACACGACATCCGACATGTCCAACATGGGGAAACTCTTTGAAGAATGGCGACAAGCAGCTGAAACAGAGGctaaaagctcaaaaaggCAAGTGCTTATTTTGACAGCAGCTGTTCAAAACACTCCAGATTTGGAATTTGGGTCATATCCTGTTGATTCCATAAGAAATAACTTGAATTGGGTTAATTTTTTGGGTTATGATTATTACATGCCAAGTTTTTGGCCAAATTTTACAGCTCCTTCTGCAGCTTTGTATGATCCATTATTGAATGAAACAAACACAGACAGTGGAATTAGTCAGTGGATTGCAAAGGGATTGCCTGCTGCTAATATTGTTTTGGCTTTGCCCTTTTATGGCTATGCTTGGACACTTAAAAATGTTGAGGATTTTGGTGTTGGAGCAGCAGCCATTGGGCCAGCCATTTCTGCTGATGGGTCGATTACATACAAGGATATAAAGGATTATATGAGGAGCAACAGGGTTGATAATGTGGAGTTTAATGGTAGCTATGTGATGAGTTTTTGTGTGGTTGGATCTACTTGGATTGGGTTTGATGATGCTAAGGTTGTTAAAATTAAGGTTAATTATGTCAAACAAAGGAGGTTGCTTGGTTACTTTGTTTGGTTGGTGTCTAATGATGACAATTGGGAGCTCTCTTCTATTGCAG CTAGCGAGTTTGGgaatgagaaagaaaacaaagtatCTTTGTTGATAGTTGTCCCAACCACAATTGGTGGTGCCATTGTTCTTCTCTTACTAGGGTTCTTGTTGTTTAGAAGACTCAAATCGAACAAATTCAAAG GAAGAAGatcaaaattcaatataaaaaatcttgTTGGAGGAGAAGATTTTAAGAACAGTGCTCCTGATTTGCAAGTGTTTAGCTATGCTGAGATTGAGAGAGCTACCAACAAATTTGCTTTCAAGAATAAACTTGGACAAGGTGGCTATGGCCCTGTTTATAAG GGAGTATTAGGAAATGGACAGGAGATAGCAGTGAAAAGACTGTCAGCAACTTCAGCACAAGGTTTTGAAGAGTTCAAGAATGAAGTTTTGCTCACTGCAAGACTACAACATGTCAACCTTGTGAAAGTTGTTGGATTCTGTGTTGACACTCAAGAACATATGTTGATTTATGAGTACATGCCTAACAAAAGCCTCGATTTCCATCTCTTCG GCCATGGAAGaggaaatttgttgaattGGGCAAAAAGAGTAGAGATCATTGAAGGGGTAACTCAAGGACTTCTTTACCTCCAAGAATACTCAAGATTGACAATAATTCATAGGGACTTGAAGCCGAGTAATATTTTGTTGGACGATGGCATGAAGCCGAAAATTTCAGATTTTGGCATGGCTAGAATCTTCGCAAAAGAAGAACTTGAAGCAAACACGAGCCGAATTGCGGGAACATA CGGCTATATTCCTCCTGAATATGCGAAGCAAGGAGTTTATTCTACGAAATCAGACGTCTTTAGTTTTggagttcttcttcttcaaatcatAAGTGGGAAGAGGACTACCGAGCTAAATGGGGAGCACGAACGTTTGAGTCTTCTAGATTAC GCATATGAGGCTTGGAAAGAGGGCAGAGGAATGGAGTTTATGGATCAATCACTTGATGATTCTGAGTCAACTTGCAAACTAACAAGATGCATACAGATAGCTTTGCTTTGTGTTCAAGAAAATGCAGATGATAGGCCAACCATGTTGGAAATCTCTTCAATGCTTAAGAGTTCAACTTCAGAGCTTAAAGATCCACAAAGGCCTGCTTTCTCTGTCAAAAAAGTTCGTGATGAAACCGATCGTAGCCTTACGATGGATCGACAAACTTACTCTGTTTCTAGTGAAATAGTTACAGAAGTTGTAGCTCGATGA